The following coding sequences lie in one Spea bombifrons isolate aSpeBom1 chromosome 5, aSpeBom1.2.pri, whole genome shotgun sequence genomic window:
- the FBXL7 gene encoding F-box/LRR-repeat protein 7 isoform X2, with amino-acid sequence MGANSGKYGSEDSDLSMRTLSTPSPALIYPQNIHGFQNGRGSSTSSSSITGETVAIVHSPPPTRLTHPLIRLASKHQKEQANIDRLPDQCIIQIFSFLPTNQLCRCARVCRRWYNLAWDPRLWRTIRLTGETINVDRALKILTRRLCQDTPNVCLMLETVIVSGCRRLTDRGLYIIAQCCPELRRLEVSGCYNISNEAVFDVVSLCPNLEHLDVSGCSKVTCISLTREASIKLSPMHGKQISIRYLDMTDCFVLEDEGLHTIAAHCTQLTHLYLRRCIRITDEGLRYIMIYCTSIKELSVSDCRFVSDFGMREIAKLESRLRYLSIAHCGRITDVGIRYIAKYCSKLRYLNARGCEGITDHGVEYLAKNCTKLKSLDIGKCPLVSDIGLEFLALNCFNLKRLSLKSCESITGQGLQIVAANCFDLQMLNVQDCEVSVDALRFVKRHCKRCIIEHTNPAFF; translated from the exons ACTCCGACTTGAGCATGCGAACGCTCAGTACTCCGAGCCCCgcactcatatatccacagaataTACATGGCTTTCAGAACGGTAGAGGATCATCCACTTCATCATCGTCAATCACTGGGGAAACAGTGGCAATAGTTCATTCTCCACCACCAACACGCCTGACCCATCCTCTCATACGTCTCGCTTCTAAGCATCAAAAAGAGCAGGCAAACATTGACCGATTGCCGGACCAATGTATCATCCAAATTTTTTCTTTCCTACCCACAAATCAGCTATGCCGCTGTGCTCGAGTTTGCAGACGATGGTATAACCTAGCATGGGATCCCCGACTATGGAGGACTATAAGATTGACTGGTGAAACAATAAATGTGGACAGGGCGTTAAAAATACTGACCCGAAGACTTTGTCAAGACACCCCCAACGTCTGTCTCATGTTGGAGACAGTAATTGTTAGTGGCTGCAGGCGGCTTACAGATAGAGGACTTTATATAATCGCACAGTGCTGCCCAGAACTGAGAAGACTTGAGGTTTCTGGCTGTTACAACATCTCCAATGAAGCAGTGTTTGATGTGGTATCATTATGTCCAAATTTGGAGCATTTAGATGTATCAG GTTGTTCTAAAGTGACATGTATTAGTTTAACCCGTGAAGCTTCCATCAAGCTGTCTCCAATGCATGGAAAACAGATCTCTATTCGATACTTGGACATGACAGATTGCTTCGTATTAGAGGATGAGGGTCTTCATACAATTGCAGCACACTGTACCCAACTAACTCACCTATACCTACGTCGCTGCATACGCATTACAGATGAAGGTCTCCGATACATCATGATCTATTGTACATCTATCAAGGAACTGAGTGTAAGCGACTGCCGCTTTGTAAGTGACTTTGGTATGCGTGAGATCGCCAAGCTGGAGTCACGTCTGCGGTACCTAAGCATAGCCCACTGTGGCCGGATAACAGATGTGGGCATCCGATACATTGCCAAGTACTGCAGTAAGCTGCGCTACCTCAATGCACGAGGATGTGAAGGTATCACAGATCATGGTGTGGAATACCTAGCAAAAAATTGCACAAAACTGAAATCTTTAGATATTGGGAAGTGCCCTCTAGTATCTGATATTGGCTTGGAGTTCTTAGCCTTGAACTGTTTTAACTTAAAACGTCTGAGTCTCAAGTCTTGTGAGAGCATCACGGGCCAGGGGCTACAAATCGTTGCTGCCAATTGCTTTGACCTTCAGATGTTAAATGTACAGGATTGTGAAGTCTCTGTAGATGCTCTCCGGTTTGTCAAACGCCACTGCAAGCGCTGTATCATTGAGCATACCAATCCTGCCTTTTTCTAA
- the FBXL7 gene encoding F-box/LRR-repeat protein 7 isoform X1, producing MGANSGKYGSEGKGSSSISSDVSSSTDYTPTKALKNVATSEDSDLSMRTLSTPSPALIYPQNIHGFQNGRGSSTSSSSITGETVAIVHSPPPTRLTHPLIRLASKHQKEQANIDRLPDQCIIQIFSFLPTNQLCRCARVCRRWYNLAWDPRLWRTIRLTGETINVDRALKILTRRLCQDTPNVCLMLETVIVSGCRRLTDRGLYIIAQCCPELRRLEVSGCYNISNEAVFDVVSLCPNLEHLDVSGCSKVTCISLTREASIKLSPMHGKQISIRYLDMTDCFVLEDEGLHTIAAHCTQLTHLYLRRCIRITDEGLRYIMIYCTSIKELSVSDCRFVSDFGMREIAKLESRLRYLSIAHCGRITDVGIRYIAKYCSKLRYLNARGCEGITDHGVEYLAKNCTKLKSLDIGKCPLVSDIGLEFLALNCFNLKRLSLKSCESITGQGLQIVAANCFDLQMLNVQDCEVSVDALRFVKRHCKRCIIEHTNPAFF from the exons ACTCCGACTTGAGCATGCGAACGCTCAGTACTCCGAGCCCCgcactcatatatccacagaataTACATGGCTTTCAGAACGGTAGAGGATCATCCACTTCATCATCGTCAATCACTGGGGAAACAGTGGCAATAGTTCATTCTCCACCACCAACACGCCTGACCCATCCTCTCATACGTCTCGCTTCTAAGCATCAAAAAGAGCAGGCAAACATTGACCGATTGCCGGACCAATGTATCATCCAAATTTTTTCTTTCCTACCCACAAATCAGCTATGCCGCTGTGCTCGAGTTTGCAGACGATGGTATAACCTAGCATGGGATCCCCGACTATGGAGGACTATAAGATTGACTGGTGAAACAATAAATGTGGACAGGGCGTTAAAAATACTGACCCGAAGACTTTGTCAAGACACCCCCAACGTCTGTCTCATGTTGGAGACAGTAATTGTTAGTGGCTGCAGGCGGCTTACAGATAGAGGACTTTATATAATCGCACAGTGCTGCCCAGAACTGAGAAGACTTGAGGTTTCTGGCTGTTACAACATCTCCAATGAAGCAGTGTTTGATGTGGTATCATTATGTCCAAATTTGGAGCATTTAGATGTATCAG GTTGTTCTAAAGTGACATGTATTAGTTTAACCCGTGAAGCTTCCATCAAGCTGTCTCCAATGCATGGAAAACAGATCTCTATTCGATACTTGGACATGACAGATTGCTTCGTATTAGAGGATGAGGGTCTTCATACAATTGCAGCACACTGTACCCAACTAACTCACCTATACCTACGTCGCTGCATACGCATTACAGATGAAGGTCTCCGATACATCATGATCTATTGTACATCTATCAAGGAACTGAGTGTAAGCGACTGCCGCTTTGTAAGTGACTTTGGTATGCGTGAGATCGCCAAGCTGGAGTCACGTCTGCGGTACCTAAGCATAGCCCACTGTGGCCGGATAACAGATGTGGGCATCCGATACATTGCCAAGTACTGCAGTAAGCTGCGCTACCTCAATGCACGAGGATGTGAAGGTATCACAGATCATGGTGTGGAATACCTAGCAAAAAATTGCACAAAACTGAAATCTTTAGATATTGGGAAGTGCCCTCTAGTATCTGATATTGGCTTGGAGTTCTTAGCCTTGAACTGTTTTAACTTAAAACGTCTGAGTCTCAAGTCTTGTGAGAGCATCACGGGCCAGGGGCTACAAATCGTTGCTGCCAATTGCTTTGACCTTCAGATGTTAAATGTACAGGATTGTGAAGTCTCTGTAGATGCTCTCCGGTTTGTCAAACGCCACTGCAAGCGCTGTATCATTGAGCATACCAATCCTGCCTTTTTCTAA